Part of the Lolium rigidum isolate FL_2022 chromosome 6, APGP_CSIRO_Lrig_0.1, whole genome shotgun sequence genome, attccgagaatatttctttactaggatttctgaaaccaaaaacagtagaacaacagaatcggcacttcggcatcttgttaataggttagttccagaaaatgcacgaatatgacataaagtgtgcataaaacatgtagataacatcaataatgtggcatggaacacaagaaattatcgatacgttggagacgtatcattacaCAATAAACATTTTGATGAGGTAGCAAGCCATTTAAAGGGAGGTTAGGATCAAGCATGgtaaggagcgagttcaccttttgTTGAAGTGCTTTGGTGCGTGCTcgcgtcatcggtccacttgggagaTCACTTGGCCTTGGTGTAGCGTCGTTCTTGGACGGGGCTACATCAAATACTTAGTCAAAACAATTCAAATTTTGAGTTTAGCTAAATTCTAATGCAAAAGTTTTTTTCGAGAATGAGAATGCAAAGGTAATAATTTGGAAGACAGGGACATTCTATATTGTTTCCTGCACAGGTGGAAAGTAGTTTTGGCATCCTGTAGCCTATACCTTTGACTTACCAATATACATCTAGGTGGCTTCAGAAAATAGAAATGTATTTGTATACTACCCcatttgacgtgggcattacccttcgggtaaccagtattgccctatttgatattgacaagttggaagcccatgaagctaccagaaggcgagatgggccactaggccggtgcgtcagaagattccttggcggacaagatcaGCAAACGGACAaataaggaaagattggatctaatctactgtaaacctagtcgtcctcggttaggacccttgagacctggcctcctatataaaggccaggagaggggctgccgagggacacaatcaatcttagctacaatagccagcagaagcttagaactaggttaccctagcaactagcatctcgatgAGATCACAACCgatctattcggcaccccattgtaacctgttttcatcataatcaaagaacagacaggcaggacgtaagggttttacctcatcgaggatcccgaacctgggtaaatcgctctccccgcttgtctgtgtaccgatgtctcgtgtcagcttgcaggattccatcaaccctaagcccctatcggagggcattgccgaggagcaccctcgacaccatTTTTTCTATAATAAATGTCACGATTTTGTTTAGATTTTGGTATATTTATACGTATTCTAGTTATACATATATTTATATTTGGGTATGCCTATTTCGAACTTCATTCTCGgttagatgatgtcatcaaatctctTGCAACTGataactagcacgaatcacgaagTAAATCTAACGGTGTAGGAGTCAACTGAGCGTGaactagctgagaactagcaaaaaCCCTTTATATTTAGATAAAGTTGTGACAGTTATTTTAAAACGAAAGGAATATGTAGCTTAAGTTTATAGTAGTTAAAAATATACACATGTCATGATAGCAAGAATAGCAGGGGACGGTGGGTTTCCGAGCATTGTCCAATTGgcgggtggtggtggaaacgggaCGGGATCCTCTAACGTTAAGGTTTAAAGTCAGGTAAGCTACAGTATGCTGACTTCTCTTCATCTAAATTATATGATTAAGTCCAAAATAACATTAATTATTCTACACAATACTAATTTATGTTATGCAACCAGAGTAATTACATATAGACAAAATTATGGTGTAGTAAAATTTAGTTAAAATTTTAATATCTACAGTAATTGTCTACAGTAATTAATTACATCACATAACTATGGCACTAATGCTACTTTGCCCTGACTTTACTTCATTCTTTTCCCTGACTTTGCTCCTCCACGTTAGAGGAGCCGGTTCCGGTGGAAACGGGCCTCcgcgagaggagagagagagagggtgggagTAATAAAAAGGAAACGGCCGGACAGATGAAACAAACCAACAAGcaagaagaggaaggaagagagagagagagggagggaggccacCAGGGCAACGCAGCAACCaaagggggaaggggaagggCGAGGAAGACCGCGTCGTGTTCCTCGTCCCGCCTCCTCTCCTCGGACTCCACCCCCTTCGCATTGCTCCTGAATTCCGATTCGATCAAGAAGAGGAACGAAGGCAAGGTACTATCCTCCTCTGTTCTTGTTCTTTTCCACCGTGCTTTCCTACTGGTGGATTCTTTTGGTTCTTATCTCGTGTGCGACGGCCTTTGGGTtcaagatttgtttttttttccttatCTCGGATTACGATCTTTTATTTGGGCGATCAACCCTTGATGTCGGCGGCGAACATAAATCACGGAAAGGAACCGCCCGGTATTGTGAAACGGTGCAACAAAATATTCCCCAAGAAAAGTCTCCTAATTGGCGctttcattcatttattattagtgTATTATTGTTCATCGCATCGCAATGATGCGCATACTGTATAGGTGAATGACGGTTTCTCCAAGAACCGTCTTTGTTCGATATTTTTTCTCGGCCAAGAATTAAGAAAGAAATGGGCAGAGAAATATCTTCAGGTTCCGTTCTGAAAGCAATATTATTATGTTTCGCTGGGTTGGAAGGATTTAATGCAGGATTGACACAATCAGTGCATGATTGATTCACGCAATCTATTTTGCACATCTGGATGGAATAATGGAGATAGTGTGATGAAAAcgtattattttattttattttgtttctgaaTTTTAGGGAGCGATGGGGTGTTTTTCATGCTGCGGGGCCGATGATGTTGGCAAGAAGAAGAAGCGCGATGATCCTTATGTTCCGGTCCCTGCCCCAGGTTGCTAATCCTCTCTCTGTTTTACTACACATTGCACATGGTTGCAAAAATTGCTTTGCAGTATGAATCAAAACTGATTGTTATTTGTAGATTTGATAGTTAAGTGTTGTTGAATATTGTTCCAAACGCTGTGGTTTCTTTTTCAATGAAAAAAGGGAGCCGGGGAGCGATCCCTGTTATTCTAAAAAAAAAGTTAAGTCTTGATCATTCCCCTTGTTGATTGTGCAATGGAAAGGAATAGTGCATTGTTTGTCATCCTAAATGTGCAAAGAATACTTTTGCATAATAAATACAATTTCCAGCTTCCAGTTAGTTTACTTAGCTGTCTCCAGAAAATAAACAATAATTCCACTCTGGATCATGTAATACTTATAAAAAGTGACGATCCAGATTTAAAACTACTACAATACTGCATCGCATTTAGCAAACAAAATTTATAAACTGACAGGTCAACCCAGATTCAAGATAGGATTTCGTATGTAAATGTGTTAAATTTTCTAAAATCTGATACATACAAATTTACTCCCAAGAGATAGGGGAAGAAGTGGTTACCAACTCTGGATGGAATAAATTGGTCTAGTAAAAAGAGAATAACCCCAATGTGGACAATGTAATTGTAAAATGAGATGTGTTGAACCTGATCCAAAACCAAAAGTAGTATTCCCTCCGCcccaaaataagtgactcaactttttCTATATCTATTTtttgacggagggagtagtacaatACTATACCACATTTAGAAAGGAAATCCACAAACTGACCAGACTCAAGATAGGATTTCTGCTGTAAAATGTGATGATAAAATATCTTAAAATCTGGTACCTTTAAATCTACTAATGGGATAGGGGAAGAAGTGTCTACCAAAGCTGGATGGAATATTCAACTGGTTACATAAATTGGTACACATGTGGGCATCCCTGTCAGAATTTCTTCCAGTTCCAGGTCTTTGTCTGAAAAACACTATATCTATATGCTAAAAAATCTTCATTAGAAACATCTCGTTAGTAAATCTTGTCTACACTCCAGTTCCAATTCCAATAGATAACTCCAAAGTCGAAATTCAAGCAATTCAAACTTTGTGAAACCTATGGCGCTTTTTCTCCTGATGGTTAATCAATGAAGATTAAAATGGAAAAATATTTATTTACTTCAAGCATCTCAATTGAGGAGTCCTATAAAAATCAAGCTAATCGATTATCTCTGGTCTAACCAATTCATTACTTTGAAAACTCTCCCCTACTGTTAGCTAACAATCTTCTTGACTGCGGTCTTTGGGTTTAGTTGTACCCAGCGGCACAAGCTGATGAAAACCTATCGGCACTTAAAATATAATATGATTTACAATCAATTCTTAGGTATCTTTTTACATACGATCCAAGCCGATTTTTTTTGACGTACCAAGGATCTTTTTACATACGACCACCACCGATTCCAATCTAATAGTTAAGATATGATTTACAATCAATTCTTAGGTATATTTTTATCCAGCGCAAATCTAAAAATTCAGCGTCCATGCATCAAAAAAATTCGGAAATGCATCTTGTTTATATATGCATACTTCGTGTGCCAAAATGTGCCACTGAAAACAAGAGTTTCCTAAGCGCTTTAAtttcttttatgttttatttaaatCTCTTAAAAATTTAAATGCAGGAGGTAACAATGGATATAACCGGGGTCCAGCCCCTACCCGTGCCATCCGTGCTGGCAGAACTCAGCCAATCGAAGTACCAGACATTCCCCTTGAAGAAATGAAGGAAATAACCAAGAACTTCAGCAGTGATGCTCTTATAGGAGAGGGGTCGTATGCGAGAGTTTTCTTTGGTGTACTGAAAGATGGCAAGAAATGTGCGGTGAAGAGGCTCGACTCTAGCAAACAGCCTGACCAAGAGTTCCTTGCGCAGGTTCAAACCCTCTTTTGTTCTCACATAATCTCTCTTCACATAGATACCCCCAACGGACTGCTGATTCacttccatttcttttgcaggtGTCAGCTGTTTCAAGACTCAAGCATGACAATGTTATCCAACTTCTTGGGTACTGTGCTGTAGGGAGCACCCGTGTTCTTGCTTATGAATATGCGACAAGGGGCTCCTTGTATGATATTCTCCATGGTGAGGAACAATAACTAAGCCTTCTACTTTCATAGACTAGTGTGTTGCATTCGCGACAGAAGCTTTCAGCCCTAAATTGAACAGCATTATGCCTGATGAGATCACATATCATTTGTAGTTGACCTCATTTGTGTCAGTACTCAGTAATATAAGAGCTATTCAAGCTTCTCTAGCAAAACTGATGGTTCCGTGATCACAGGTAAAAAGGGTGTCAAGGGATCCCAGCCAGGACCAGCCTTATCCTGGATGCAGCGGGCTAGGATCGCCGTAAGCGCCGCAAGAGGACTCGAATTCCTCCACGAGAAGGCAGAGCCACGTGTCGTCCACCGTGATATCAAGTCCAGCAACATAATGCTCTTTGACAACGACGTTGCAAAGCTAGGAGACTTTGATGTCTCCAATCAGGCCCCTGACATGGCTGCACGTCTTCACTCTACGCGTGTTCTTGGCACCTTTGGTTATCATGCTCCTGAGTATGGGCCCAGTCAGCTTCAGTGCTTGTAGATTCAGATAGGCAAAAATGATGTGCCCCGTCATACTTGCTGGTTTCTGTCAGGTACGCGATGACTGGGCAGCTTAGCGCAAAGAGCGATGTCTACAGCTTTGGAGTCGTGTTGTTGGAGCTTTTAACTGGTCGCAAACCAGTTGATCATACGCTTCCCCGTGGCCAGCAGAGCCTCGTGACATGGGCATGGAGCTTTTTTTCCCAGATTCTTTGGATTCTTGATAGGATGGAAGATAAAACACTGTTTTGCT contains:
- the LOC124659892 gene encoding pto-interacting protein 1-like codes for the protein MGCFSCCGADDVGKKKKRDDPYVPVPAPGGNNGYNRGPAPTRAIRAGRTQPIEVPDIPLEEMKEITKNFSSDALIGEGSYARVFFGVLKDGKKCAVKRLDSSKQPDQEFLAQVSAVSRLKHDNVIQLLGYCAVGSTRVLAYEYATRGSLYDILHGKKGVKGSQPGPALSWMQRARIAVSAARGLEFLHEKAEPRVVHRDIKSSNIMLFDNDVAKLGDFDVSNQAPDMAARLHSTRVLGTFGYHAPEYAMTGQLSAKSDVYSFGVVLLELLTGRKPVDHTLPRGQQSLVTWATPRLSEDKVRQCVDPRLGQEYPPKAVAKMAAVAALCVQYEADFRPNMSIVVKALAPLLNSRSSNRPAASASTAAVE